A part of Candida albicans SC5314 chromosome 2, complete sequence genomic DNA contains:
- a CDS encoding uncharacterized protein (Ortholog(s) have GTPase binding activity, role in ER to Golgi vesicle-mediated transport and Golgi membrane localization) → MGKNKKKQNNSSSKKATKEDVEQSKQTIDNVNKDEEIQETEPSEDTTSNESEEESTKSQKIDQTGQTEQLDPSATSSTELLEKLQQTERERDEIQQSYDNLVNKISSMKTIFSKMKQSEAELEEKTELVESLTSENEELKRQLQDAAKSKVDSDTITKLQEQNTDLNNECERLSDSLTKSRREYNSTLQALQDENYNLENQNSKLSKKVQELNSEINDLKITLNELTMDQKDYTNAIEELTDKLALKTDEVTEATKTIEDFQALVSLKQSNFDKETTSLKSTITQLEEKIAKQEKENEDVNQSLDKSQQELLELKEEVKKIDELKSEIHNKQLSIGKLRHEAIILNEHLTKALSMLRQGGDSSKKSVDKELISNVLISFLQFPRGDTKKFEALGLIGALLEWDESQKLAAGLTHVPNTKNQQTKLDKDGNEIPVRQSFVSLWTEFLEKESSGK, encoded by the coding sequence ATGGgaaagaataaaaagaaacagaacAATTCATCGCTGAAGAAAGCAACCAAAGAAGATGTGGAACAAAGTAAACAAACGATTGACAATGTGAATAAGGATGAAGAAATACAGGAAACAGAACCTTCCGAAGATACTACAAGTAATGAGTCAGAAGAGGAGTCCACCAAATCACAAAAAATAGATCAAACAGGTCAAACAGAGCAATTAGATCCGTCAGCGACTAGTTCAACTGAATTGCTCGAGAAATTACAACAGACAGAACGAGAACGAGATGAAATCCAACAATCTTATGATAACTTGGtcaacaaaatttcatcaatgaAGACCATTTTCAGTAAAATGAAACAGTCAGAAGCGGAGctagaagaaaaaactgAATTGGTAGAAAGTTTGACCAGTGAAAACGAGGAGTTGAAAAGACAATTACAAGACGCAGCCAAGAGTAAAGTTGACTCAGACACTATTACTAAATTACAAGAGCAAAATACTGACTTAAACAACGAATGTGAAAGGCTAAGTGATTCATTGACTAAATCGAGGCGGGAATACAACTCAACTCTTCAAGCATTACAGGATGAGAATTACAATttagaaaatcaaaactcCAAGTTATCCAAAAAAGTTCAAGAACTAAATCTGGAAATAAATGACTTGAAAATAACCTTAAATGAATTAACAATGGATCAAAAGGATTACACAAATGccattgaagaattgacaGATAAACTCGCTTTGAAGACTGACGAAGTAACTGAAGCCACAAAAACCATAGAGGATTTCCAAGCCCTTGTTTCATTGAAACAGTCGAATTTTGACAAGGAAACGACTTCATTAAAGAGTACTATCACTCAgttggaagaaaaaatagcaaaacaagaaaaggaaaacgAAGATGTAAATCAGTCACTTGATAAAAGTCAGCAAGAACTACTTGAACTCAAAGAAGAGGTCAAAAAAAtagatgaattgaaatcagAGATTCacaataaacaattatCGATAGGTAAGTTGCGTCATGAAGCTATCATATTGAATGAGCATTTAACTAAAGCATTATCTATGCTTAGGCAAGGTGGAGATAgttcaaaaaaatcagtGGATAAAGAGTTAATCTCTAATGTCCTCATAAGCTTTTTACAGTTCCCAAGAGGCgatacaaaaaaatttgaagcTTTAGGGTTGATCGGTGCATTGTTGGAATGGGATGAACTGCAGAAATTAGCAGCTGGTTTAACTCATGTACCGaatacaaaaaatcaacaaaccAAATTAGACAAAGATGGTAATGAAATTCCTGTACGACAAAGTTTTGTTTCCTTATGGACTGaatttttagaaaaagaatccAGTGGgaaataa
- a CDS encoding 2-(3-amino-3-carboxypropyl)histidine synthase (Predicted diphthamide biosynthesis protein; Spider biofilm induced), whose translation MSPVEKPVEVEKPKVPKRRFVGKKPQNITIKDGEQPLTKTINPARHIGRVMNQIPDDILNDKELNEAIKLLPSNYNFEIHKTIWNIRKTNCKRVALQMPEGLLIYSLIISDILEQFCQVETIVMGDVSYGACCIDDYTARSLDCDFIVHYAHSCLVPIDITSIKVLYVFVTINIDETHLINTIKLNFERGTQIAIFGTIQFNPTIHSVKAKLENDTEKPMYLIPPQTRPLSKGEVLGCTSARLDKEHIKAMIYIGDGRFHLESSMIHNPEIPAYRYDPYSRKFTREYYDHKQMIDVRKDAISTTKYATKVGLILGALGRQGNPITLDKLEKSLSEKGIQVVKIILSEILPQKLAMFDDVDAFVQVACPRLSIDWGYAFNKPLLTPYEAMVMLEKDTMGDEKVYPMDYYSKDGYGRGSIPDHSHLTT comes from the coding sequence ATGAGTCCAGTAGAGAAACCTGTGGAGGTAGAAAAACCAAAAGTACCCAAACGAAGATTTGTGGGAAAGAAACCTCAAAACATTACCATCAAAGATGGTGAACAACCATTAACTAAAACTATCAATCCAGCAAGACATATCGGTAGAGTTATGAATCAAATCCCAGATGATATTTTGAACGATAAGGAATTAAATGAAGctatcaaattattaccaTCGAActataattttgaaatccaCAAAACGATTTGGAATATAAGGAAAACGAATTGTAAAAGGGTAGCGTTACAAATGCCTGAAGGGTTATTGATTTACTCTTTGATTATTTCTGATATATTAGAACAATTTTGTCAAGTGGAAACAATAGTCATGGGTGATGTGTCGTATGGAGCTTGTTGTATAGATGATTATACCGCAAGGTCATTGGATTGTGATTTCATTGTACATTATGCCCATTCCTGTTTGGTACCCATCGACATCACATCCATTAAAGTGTTGTACGTGTTTGTCACTATAAATATCGATGAAACtcatttgataaataccattaaattgaattttgaaagaGGGACACAAATAGCTATTTTTGGTACTATTCAATTCAACCCTACTATTCACAGTGTGAAGgcaaaattggaaaatgaTACCGAAAAACCAATGTATTTAATTCCACCACAAACAAGACCATTATCTAAAGGGGAAGTTTTGGGTTGTACATCGGCCAGATTGGACAAAGAACATATAAAAGCAATGATTTATATAGGTGATGGGAGATTTCATTTAGAAAGTTCAATGATTCATAATCCTGAAATACCAGCTTATCGATATGATCCATATTCGAGAAAATTCACCCGTGAATACTACGATCATAAGCAAATGATCGATGTTAGAAAAGATGCTATCTCAACGACGAAATATGCCACGAAAGTAGGACTAATACTAGGCGCTTTGGGAAGACAAGGAAATCCTATAACATTGgataaattagaaaaatcaTTGTCTGAAAAAGGTATACAAGTGGTGAAAATCATTTTGAGTGAAATATTGCCTCAAAAATTGGCCATGTTTGATGATGTGGATGCTTTTGTCCAAGTCGCTTGTCCTAGGTTATCGATTGATTGGGGTTACGCCTTCAATAAACCTTTATTGACTCCTTATGAAGCAATGGTAATGTTAGAGAAGGATACAATGGgtgatgaaaaagtttatcctatggattattattcaaaagaTGGGTATGGAAGAGGTTCAATACCTGATCATTCCCATTTGACTACATAA
- a CDS encoding uncharacterized protein (Ortholog(s) have role in cellular response to methylmercury and cytoplasm, nucleus localization), with amino-acid sequence MSSMSVNSLIGKDDESENVKAIPQKRSASSGGSIAEEKAESEPSLQPPFQGQNKRTSIPSVSQLSESIPQHTNTPSLSAYKFPQKQIEDQGLLALLGPNVTSFPFSEETFSNALKLRAEQERTKQEYYRVETANKNLAILQTALRAQMPVNMIPLLCVGNAPELTEEQMKMLIQQATFGTPSVLHPQQQVQQVQQHQQPLHFPTSQQQQQPQQQQQQQQPFVGIQPGLSQEQQIQIIQANQKRMQQELQQKGGSFSQGSPFQKSHTRGGSGGGVGSQQDTFNVNPGPPLSFRFGAGSSTISASGRRPLSPAKIGAAAVANLATPTTPYRGSSSTASTSTRRSAAHHRHSSLPLDTSGISHRLSSVTSGPESSESNRGQGLQSPLTGATSTLQVKPIPAQPLHKQSKSQVQPSQESMTSFQHVIQFHHWKPTTGSPTSSSVGGGSPLKSQTSSHKRRKSSPSIPFQEQQILRPTKEKEFYAESTPKVTFENRNKDEVEMDPDLSIDSSVGEVTESKVDDQANPPKAHHRSESNFAKFPQDKESTAK; translated from the coding sequence ATGTCTTCTATGAGTGTTAACTCGCTCATTGGAAAGGACGACGAGAGTGAAAACGTCAAAGCAATACCACAAAAAAGATCAGCATCAAGTGGTGGTTCCATAGCGGAAGAGAAGGCAGAGTCCGAACCTTCATTGCAACCCCCATTCCAAGGTCAAAACAAACGTACATCGATCCCTTCTGTTTCTCAATTGAGCGAATCGATTCCTCAGCATACAAATACACCCTCATTATCAGCATACAAGTTTCCTCAAAAACAGATTGAGGATCAAGGATTATTAGCATTACTAGGACCCAATGTCACGTCATTTCCATTCTCTGAAGAAACATTTCTGAATGCATTAAAATTACGAGCGGAGCAAGAACGTACGAAGCAAGAGTACTACAGAGTAGAAACTGCAAATAAAAATCTTGCCATTCTTCAAACAGCATTACGGGCTCAAATGCCTGTTAATATGATACCCCTATTGTGTGTTGGAAATGCTCCTGAGTTGACTGAAgaacaaatgaaaatgttGATACAACAAGCAACATTTGGCACTCCCTCTGTTTTGCATCCGCAACAACAAGTGCAACAAgtacaacaacatcaacaaccatTGCATTTCCCCACTTcccaacagcaacagcaaccacagcagcagcagcaacaacaacaaccttTTGTTGGAATTCAACCAGGACTTCTGCAGgaacaacaaattcaaattatacAAGCAAATCAAAAGCGAATGCAACAAGAATTGCAACAAAAAGGTGGATCATTCTCCCAGGGAAGTCCATTTCAGAAATCACATACACGCGGAGgaagtggtggtggtgtaGGTTCCCAACAGGACACATTCAATGTTAATCCAGGACCACCTTTGAGCTTTAGATTTGGTGCCGGTAGCAGTACCATCAGCGCTAGCGGAAGAAGACCATTATCACCAGCAAAGATTGGTGCTGCAGCTGTAGCAAACCTAGCTACACCAACCACACCATATCGCGGATCTTCGTCTACGGCATCTACAAGCACTCGTCGAAGCGCGGCACACCACCGACACAGCTCCTTGCCACTTGATACATCTGGAATTTCTCACAGGCTTAGCTCAGTAACTAGTGGTCCAGAATCAAGTGAGCTGAACAGGGGCCAAGGACTACAATCACCATTGACAGGAGCCACTTCAACATTACAAGTAAAACCAATACCTGCACAACCATTACATAAACAGAGTAAGCTGCAAGTGCAGCCACTGCAGGAATCAATGACCTCATTTCAGCATgtcattcaatttcatcattggAAACCAACAACGGGTTCACCAACTAGTAGCAGTGTTGGAGGTGGAAGTCCACTAAAATCTCAAACGTCGTCTCATAAACGGCGCAAGTCATCCCCTAGCATACCATTTCAAGAGCAACAGATATTACGACCAACAAAGGAGAAAGAATTCTATGCAGAATCAACACCAAAAGTCACATTTGAAAACAGGAATAAAGACGAGGTCGAAATGGATCCTGATCTTTCTATTGATTCTTCAGTTGGTGAAGTGACAGAACTGAAAGTTGATGATCAAGCAAATCCACCAAAAGCTCATCATCGACTGGAACTGAATTTTGCAAAGTTTCCCCAAGATAAGGAATCAACTGCTAAATGA
- a CDS encoding Hsp90 cochaperone (Putative chaperone protein; role in the assembly of box H/ACA snoRNPs and thus for pre-rRNA processing; Spider biofilm induced) — protein sequence MITPFFTISQDDEFIYIDVKISHIRFSAPNIEMTVENELFVFSLPPYYLRLRFPYPCIEDDRSHAEYDSKTECVKIKIPKETKGQFFPDLDLTAKLLARTNEPKVGDIGQANSSKPLIEELDVDNTNPGAQAERDLAEREQFNWEVKQDVPTNPDLTSTATDNSDVNLKPIKYGFNNQYDNIVGVSVANGNDINELADPENTPENARIIERLIKENIKFDPEMYAADYIMKVHPEQDDENKNFKELIDWKNPLIQKFLKWYKADKQLPEAERTSIMPVEFSKEEQEKMMNLPRKSYLIDDSYKPEILLTTICLLFAYHFDLRENEGDHNIESAWTIGKIVPQFSFLDSKIVIENNYNVLRAAIITCIRRALTYPYHRNFDMITKVWDDVYYNLRGGKRLVLKALLDLKELFRFHDIYYVYDKIWLEDLCAYLISDNVSEATIRNLAHDIQKEVSSIKKADITFEKANLESAETVDDNEGNGEDSELIALSLPEIEVMAEEMFQQVQSQQ from the coding sequence ATGATTACCCCATTTTTCACAATATCAcaagatgatgaatttatttatattgatgTGAAAATATCTCACATTAGGTTCAGTGCaccaaatattgaaatgACGGTGgaaaatgaattgtttGTATTTTCCTTACCTCCATACTATTTACGTTTAAGGTTTCCGTACCCTTGTATTGAAGATGATAGATCACACGCAGAATATGATTCCAAAACTGAATGtgtgaaaataaaaatccctaaagaaacaaaaggTCAATTTTTCCCTGATTTAGACTTGACAGCAAAATTGTTGGCTAGAACCAATGAACCAAAAGTGGGTGATATAGGACAAGCCAATTCATCGAAACCATTGATTGAAGAGTTAGATGTCGACAACACTAACCCAGGTGCTCAAGCAGAAAGGGATTTGGCAGAACGTgaacaattcaattgggAGGTTAAACAAGATGTGCCAACCAATCCGGATTTAACATCTACAGCTACTGACAATTCTGACGttaatttgaaaccaaTAAAGTATGGATTTAATAACCAATATGATAATATTGTCGGCGTATCAGTTGCTAATGGTAACgatattaatgaattagCTGACCCAGAGAATACACCCGAAAATGCTCGTATAATTGAAAGACTAATTAAAGAGAATATAAAATTTGATCCTGAAATGTATGCTGCCGATTACATAATGAAAGTACATCCAGAACAAGACGacgaaaacaaaaattttaaggaattaattgattggaAAAATCCATTAATTCAGAAATTCCTAAAATGGTATAAAGCAGACAAGCAATTACCCGAAGCTGAAAGAACATCAATTATGCCAGTCgaattttcaaaagaggaacaagaaaaaatgatgaatttaCCAAGGAAATCATATTTGATAGATGATAGTTATAAACCAGAGATTTTGCTTACTACAATATGTTTATTGTTTGCTTatcattttgatttgagGGAAAATGAAGGTGATCATAATATTGAAAGTGCTTGGACAATTGGTAAAATAGTTCCtcaattttcatttcttgACTCCAAAATTGTGATTGAAAATAACTATAATGTTTTGAGAGCGGCCATAATAACATGCATCAGACGTGCACTAACTTATCCCTACCACAGAAATTTTGACATGATAACTAAAGTATGGGATGATGTGTATTATAATTTGCGCGGTGGGAAACGACTTGTCCTCAAAGCGTTATTGGACTTGAAGGAATTATTCCGTTTTCACGACATTTACTATGTTTACGATAAGATATGGTTAGAAGATTTGTGTGCATATTTGATAAGCGATAATGTTTCTGAAGCAACAATCAGAAATCTCGCCCATGATATACAAAAAGAGGTGTCAAGCATTAAGAAAGCAGATATCACCTTTGAAAAAGCTAACCTAGAGAGTGCTGAAActgttgatgataatgaaggCAACGGCGAAGACAGCGAATTGATTGCGTTAAGTTTACCAGAAATAGAGGTCATGGCTGAAGAGATGTTCCAACAAGTTCAATCACAACAATAA
- the RFC1 gene encoding replication factor C subunit 1 (Putative DNA replication factor C subunit; ortholog of S. cerviaie Rfc1; likely essential, based on an insertional mutagenesis strategy; rat catheter biofilm repressed) → MVNISDFFKNNSQSGSKRKAQSATSSNPTKKAKPAAPQAEREVIVLDDEDDDDDDVQVISKPAKKETDRRPTKRKASAINDEDDDDDDTRNKSHVQRSPKKETASSVPKASPKKKTSSTLKSTAATKKSKVPAGGESTADTAQEILATIPDAELPEIDPTKKVNFFALNAARNETTQTSVELPEAQPNCLTGLTIVFTGQMPNLDRGTAEQTAKQYGAKVTKSISGKTSLVVLGTDAGPSKVQKIKQHKIKAIDEAGFIKLLESMPADGGSGAAAEAAKLKREQEEAKIIEQAKEEERKEREAEKARVAERVKATVNTKGETFGFQKKEVAPQDKLWTDRHAPTDLNQLCGNKGQIQKLKSWLENWFDNQARGFKGNASDPDSFRAVLISGPPGIGKTSAAHLVAKSLGFDIIERNASDVRSKSLLNANVKSILNNTSVVGYFKHRGDTEKNSNNKRFCIIMDEVDGMSSGDHGGAGALSQFCKITSMPMILICNDKSLPKMRTFDRTTYDLPFRRPSENEVKSRLMTIAFREKVKLDPSVIGQLVQATSNDIRQMINLLSTVSKTQKQIGANSMKEVKESWQKQVVLKPFDIAGRLLNSGIWSDPRSSLNDKLNLYFNDFDFSPLMIQENYLITNPRLPGKQIELVATAAEDISISDTVNSLIRSGEQQWSLLPFHGIMSTVKPSYEVAGQITGRLNFSSWLGQNSKQMKYQRMLQELQYHTRVRTSTTKQELRLDYLDALWQKIVKPLCDSGEDGFDEAIETMDEYYLTKEDFDNIGDMIKQDLKLPTQSKSAFTRKYNSMMHPTIIFKTGNSLNVGGKRAAAPKVDFEDVIDDDMEDVPDDDEDQDSDKIDTKKDKLIKVVPVGKSKSKSKSKASTVPAKKKQKR, encoded by the exons atgGTAAACATCagtgattttttcaaaaataattctCAATCGGGTTCT AAACGTAAGGCACAAAGTGCAACTTCACTGAATCCGACTAAAAAAGCCAAACCTGCAGCTCCCCAAGCAGAAAGAGAAGTTATTGTCTTGGATGATGAGgatgacgacgatgatgatgtgCAAGTAATTTCTAAACCTGCAAAGAAGGAAACAGATAGAAGACccacaaaaagaaaagcaTCCGCAAtcaatgatgaagatgacgatgatgatgacacGCGTAACAAGCTGCATGTCCAAAGATCACCAAAGAAAGAGACAGCGTCTTCGGTACCGAAAGCGTCACCGAAAAAGAAGACTTCTTCAACATTAAAATCCACTGCAGCTACCAAAAAATCCAAAGTGCCAGCAGGTGGTGAATCTACTGCTGACACAGCTCAAGAGATTTTAGCAACTATCCCTGATGCAGAATTACCAGAAATTGACCCTACGAAAAAGGTTAACTTCTTTGCTCTAAATGCAGCACGTAACGAGACAACACAAACTTCAGTAGAGCTTCCAGAGGCACAACCAAATTGTTTGACAGGGTTAACAATTGTTTTCACTGGTCAGATGCCTAATTTAGATCGTGGTACTGCAGAGCAAACCGCAAAACAGTACGGTGCTAAAGTaaccaaatcaattctGGGTAAAACAAGTTTAGTTGTACTTGGAACAGATGCTGGTCCTTCAAAAGTTCAGAAAATCAAGCAACACAAAATCAAAGCAATTGATGAGGCGggatttattaaattgttGGAACTGATGCCTGCTGATGGAGGATCGGGTGCAGCAGCAGAAGCAGCCAAATTGAAACgtgaacaagaagaagctAAAATCATTGAACAAGCAAAGGAGGaagagagaaaagaaagagaggCTGAAAAAGCTAGAGTCGCAGAAAGAGTCAAAGCGACAGTCAACACCAAAGGTGAAACATTTGGTTTCCAGAAGAAAGAAGTTGCCCCTCAAGATAAATTGTGGACAGATAGACATGCTCCAACCGATCTCAACCAATTGTGTGGTAATAAAGGACAAATCCAAAAGTTGAAAAGTTGGTTGGAAAATTGGTTTGACAATCAGGCAAGGGGGTTCAAGGGAAATGCATCGGATCCAGATTCTTTCCGAGCAGTTTTGATCAGTGGACCACCAGGGATTGGTAAGACCTCTGCTGCACATTTAGTTGCCAAAAGTCTTGGGTTTGacattattgaaagaaacGCGTCAGATGTTCGTTCCAAATCTTTGTTAAACGCCAATGTTAAATCGATTTTAAACAACACATCAGTTGTTGGATACTTTAAACATCGTGGTGATACTGagaaaaattcaaacaacaaaagattCTGTATAATTATGGATGAAGTTGACGGTATGTCGAGTGGGGATCATGGTGGAGCAGGGGCATTATCTCAATTCTGTAAGATTACAAGCATGCCAATGATCTTGATTTGTAACGACAAGTCCTTGCCTAAAATGAGAACATTTGATAGAACTACTTATGATTTGCCATTCAGAAGACCAAGTGAGAACGAGGTCAAGAGCAGATTAATGACTATTGCATTTAGAGAAAAAGTCAAGTTGGATCCAAGTGTTATTGGACAATTGGTACAGGCAACTTCGAATGATATTAGACAaatgatcaatttgttATCAACTGTTTCTAAAACACAAAAGCAAATTGGTGCAAACTCAATGAAAGAAGTTAAAGAAAGTTGGCAGAAGCAGGTTGTATTGAAACCTTTTGATATTGCTGGCAGATTATTGAATCTGGGTATATGGTCAGATCCAAGACTGTCGTTAAATGACAAATTAAATTTGtattttaatgattttgatttttctcCGTTAATGATTCAAGAAAACTATTTGATAACTAATCCAAGATTACCTggtaaacaaattgaactTGTTGCTACGGCAGCAGAGGACATCAGTATATCTGATACTGTTAACTCATTAATAAGATCGGGTGAACAACAATGGAGCTTGTTACCGTTTCATGGTATTATGTCTACTGTCAAACCTAGTTACGAGGTAGCAGGTCAAATTACCGGTCGATTGAACTTTAGCAGTTGGTTAGGACAGAATTCAAAGCAGATGAAATATCAAAGAATGCTACAAGAATTGCAGTACCATACAAGGGTAAGAACTTCAACCACCAAGCAAGAATTGCGTCTCGATTATTTGGATGCATTGTGGCAAAAAATAGTCAAACCCCTTTGTGACAGTGGAGAAGATGGATTTGACGAAGCAATTGAAACTATGGATGAATATTATTTGACaaaagaagattttgataatatcGGTGATATGATCAAacaagatttgaaattaccTACACAATCCAAGTCCGCGTTTACCAGAAAATACAATAGTATGATGCATCCAAccattattttcaaaactgGTAATTCTTTGAATGTTGGTGGTAAAAGAGCTGCAGCACCtaaagttgattttgaagatgtaattgatgatgatatggAGGATGTTCCAGACGATGATGAGGATCAAGATAGTGATAAAATTGACACTAAAAAAGACAAGTTGATCAAAGTGGTTCCCGTTGGAAAATCAAagtcaaaatcaaaatcaaaagcGTCTACTGTGCcagcaaagaaaaaacaaaagagaTAA
- a CDS encoding uncharacterized protein (Protein of unknown function; Hap43-repressed gene): protein MLHPGVRLTKRVYKQSQPLLRKNEHEILLNYSKRLINTTRFLINLSRKSLLKIFKVIFLQRSTLSTFAFAYIFEVLPKLLSSVIHHLFQLKLKGLGNETLKILTDPLDSQRLPIFMTKLVATLNAFTPIYSSILSPYMSNNKLSFYSSFLAAFTSALLNFPSFQHHKLKHDRYYTLDWTLILVTRALDTLIISNFKSIFHTNSKTAKTVGAYGDIVLFVSACFFIMDSWFFEPEKLTPHYAKWITKASHLDENVLLGIRYLRDGELDYHPTKPLPHQNHFKDFCIKYNKDPKLGDLNQIDKIPCEILHQFTTKSCWKHVLILFWVQFKFAFKLYATLNTFLFVFIKKFRGSPLKYLYKTIRSASFLGAFTGIHWAAFCFIRNYHPNWFGQKFWDILAPKAGSALCGTSILLEYPSRRNELSLFVLPKALGTFIDPTPTESNIATEVIAFSLSFAVLIAYARSQPSKLRGLVGKGLSYMVKH from the coding sequence ATGCTACATCCAGGAGTTAGACTCACTAAAAGAGTATACAAGCAGTCACAACCATTGCTTAGAAAGAATGAACATGAAATCTTGCTCAATTATTCGAAGCGATTGATAAACACTACACGATTTCTTATCAATTTATCGAGAAAATCACTTctcaaaatattcaaagTGATTTTCTTACAGAGATCCACTCTAAGTACATTTGCATTTGCTTATATTTTTGAAGTTCTACCTAAATTATTGTCAAGTgtaattcatcatttattTCAACTAAAGTTGAAAGGTTTAGGGAATGAAACTTTAAAGATTTTGACAGACCCATTAGATTCACAAAGATTACCTATTTTTATGACTAAACTAGTAGCCACATTAAATGCGTTTACCCCAATTTACAGTTCAATACTACTGCCATATATgtcaaacaataaattgtCTTTTTATAGTTCATTTTTGGCAGCATTTACTTCAgcattattgaatttccCCAGTTTCCAACACcataaattgaaacatgATAGATATTACACATTAGATTGGACTCTAATCCTAGTCACCAGAGCTTTAGACACATTAATTATatctaatttcaaatctattTTCCACACCAATCTGAAAACAGCGAAAACAGTCGGTGCTTATGGAGATATAGTGTTATTTGTAAGTGCCTGTTTCTTTATTATGGATTCCTGGTTTTTCGAGCCAGAAAAATTGACTCCACACTATGCCAAATGGATCACCAAAGCATCACATCTAGATGAGAATGTATTATTGGGAATAAGGTATCTTAGAGATGGAGAATTAGATTATCATCCCACTAAACCATTACCACATCAAAACCATTTCAAAGATTTTTGCATTAAATATAACAAAGACCCCAAATTAGGAgatttgaatcaaattgataaaatccCCTGTGAAATTCTACATCAGTTTACTACTAAGAGTTGTTGGAAACAtgttttaatattattttgggttcaattcaaatttgcGTTCAAATTATATGCTACATTaaatacttttttatttgtctTTATTAAAAAGTTCAGAGGTAGTCCATTGaagtatttatataaaacaattagATCCGCTTCATTTTTAGGTGCGTTTACTGGTATACATTGGGCAGCTTTCTGTTTCATTAGAAATTATCATCCAAATTGGTTCGGACAAAAATTCTGGGATATTCTAGCCCCTAAAGCAGGGTCTGCATTATGTGGGACCAGTATTTTATTGGAATACCCAAGTCGTCGTAATGAATTATCCTTGTTTGTATTGCCCAAGGCATTAGGGACTTTTATTGATCCAACCCCAACTGAATCGAATATAGCAACCGAGGTGATAGCTTTTAGTTTAAGTTTCGCAGTATTAATAGCTTATGCTAGACTGCAACCAAGTAAATTAAGAGGGTTAGTGGGTAAAGGATTGAGTTATATGGTCAAACATTAA